From the Candida dubliniensis CD36 chromosome 2, complete sequence genome, the window TGTCCTGTGGGGCTTCATATTGAATAACATCTTCTGAAGAAGACGATACATTTCGTATACGACAGAACACTCGGATATTTCCTTTTAAGTCTTGTAGTTGAGCATGTAgctttcttcttttggttTCCTGATCAACCAACTCAGTTTTCATTCGACCAACTTCAAATTGCAATCGATGTACTTTAGACGTTCTATCTGTTGACTTTTCGAGTATCGCATTCACTGATTCCTTCGTTGTTGCCACTTTCTTCTCTAATGCCAGTATTTCCTCTTGTttgcttttgtttttcGATGTCAATTGGTCTAATAACGATGTAAATTTGTCTAGTTTGTTGGCGGcagttttaatttcaacaGATTCCATAAACTCAATTTGTTTCGATTTAGAGTCTAGTAGACTGttgatattttcaatttctcttTTCATATTGTCTATATCGTCGTTAACTTGAccaatcatcattaattcttgtttatgCTGGTCTTCTTTCAATTGGATCAATTTTCTATTCAAGTCACTTTCACAGCCCTTTGTGTCCAGTTTAATTTTCTCGATTTCTTTGTTTAGATTTGAAATCTCGACTTCATACCTGTGTTGTTTTTCTGTTAGAATCTTATCGACCTGCTTAGTTATGTCCTCTTTTagattattcaatttctctTGGTGGTTCAATTTTAGCtgatgattatttaattcaaaattctTGATTAATGCATCCAATGAACTTTGCTTATAACTGTTTAGCTCACCgatttttaaattcaaatcatttaaaatcCTCTCtagattttgataattagACTGAATAGTGAAATTCTCATAtgtttgtttttccaattcattCCTTAAAGTTGTAGcattgattttcaattgctCTAAATCTATTTTCTTCTCATTGACTAGTTGTCTAAACCTATTTGGCTCTGAAATAGTCAAAGTGGGCACACTGTCTCTAGCTATTGGGATTTTGCTTGTAGTTTTCCTCATTTTATTACTAGCATTCACAGTATTGTCATTCAAAGGACGTCTCAAACTATTTGATGAAGAACTTACACCTGAAAGATTTGGTGGGTGTGACACATTCAAAAACTTATGTTTAGTATTTTCGCTACTCATTGCTTGTGTACAGTTGACTATTTGTTTTGGGTATTGGGATATAGTTTCAAAATTGTAGGAAAACTGTCTGGCAACTCTTTAAAAAAACTCTAttgtaaacaaaaaaaaaaaaaaaaactcctcaaaacaaaaacaaaaacaaaaaatacatTCACGTGACTAGCTTTGTAGATTTCATTATGTGAAAGAAgatttggtttttcttttaaaaaatctCGATGAGATGTGCAAGTTTTTTAGAGGCCGCCCCATTAGACAACCCACTCGTCTATAACTTGTACCATTAAATCAActaaacaataacaatggCTTCTGCTAGTAAGAATAAGAAACTGAATAGTAATCCTAATACTCAGAGAAAGAAGACAGTTAAAGTGGTGATAGAGCTGGAAGAGCAAGAACAATCCAATTCATCTAGTCAAGAAGCGGAAAGTGAGGATAGCAGTGCCTCTGAGTTGGAAGAAGTAgacaatgatgatttagacCAAGAAATAGGatctgatgatgaagttAATATTGCAGATGTTTCATCATCTGAAGGCGAAGACGAaagtgatgatgaaaatgaagaagacaATTTTCCTAAactaaagaaaagaaaaacaaaatctaCCGAAGATGGATCTGAATCATTTGCCGATGCCTTGAACTCTATTGTCAATTCAAAACTAAAAGCATATGATAGGAAAGATCCAATTTTGGCTCGAAATAAGGTCactttaaagaaattagaactggataaattggaaatgAAGGCCAAAAGAGCTTTGttacaagaaaagaaagtatTACATGACAATGCCAGGATTAAAAACTTGTTGCCATCTGGTAGTGAACCGGAGAAAGTCCGTGAAGTAattgaaaaggaaaaggcATTGAAAAAAGTTGCTCAACGTGGTGTTgtcaaattgtttaatgCAGTGTTATCCACGCAAATCAAAACTAATCAAGAAGTCAGTAAGGAGAAATTGGGACAAACCAAAAAGGAAGAAATAATGAATGAAGTGtctaaaaacaaatttttggATCTAATTGCAGCTGCAGGTAATGAATAGTATAgattattgatttgttgtATAGATATTATAGGAATCCAGCAAACTAAACGTTACAagattgtttttttctagGACTGTCTAAAAATCACAGACACTTTTAGACGCAAAATGCCATTGTCATGGCCCTACTTCAACAAATTATGATGAATCTTTTGAACCGTAGtaaattttctattttccTGTATATAAACtatcaacaaattattttctGAAATTCTGACCAAACTTCAACCACTGGGCGAACAACGAggtaacaaaaaaaaaaaaaaaactctcTTAGTTAACTGCTATTAAGCAAACACCAACGCCATACACATCATTAGTATAGTTGTATATGGAATACTAGAGGCAGCAATGGTTTTATTGTCTAATTTTTTAGTGTGTTTGGGATTAGTAGTTCCATCCGCCTTTGCATTTTCTGATACTGCACCAATTATCATTCATTCTAACAACCAGGATGCCCTTGAAAGCAACCATAAATATATCACTAAATTCGatgatattaaatcaaaagtCAATgacattattaataaaagtTGCCGTACTAAAAACAGCAAGACgtttatttatcaaatcgaagatttaaatattgaatcTCAGTATTCTTGGTTGGTAAACAAGGGGGGCTATCCAAATGTATTATATCATGAAAAAAGCGAAGTCAGTTACGATTTTGATGGTAAATGTGAGGACGAAGAACTTGGTACTGTTCAATATAGTGTTTTAAAAACTGGCTCATTGAAAGAGATATACGAAAATCATaaagaaaacaagaatgaaatgtttattattcaagTATTGCCTAAATTCACCAGTGGTCATTCGTTAAAGGCTATTAAGGAAAAAGTGTACAACTTATacaatgatgaagatattgTTATTAGTGGCAAAAGAGATAAACAAAGTGACGATGAAAATGATGCCGAAATCGAACAAGAAATTGAGCATGATTTTGAAGTTGCTGAATCCTTAGCTTCAGAAGAATCAGAACCAGtcaatatttttgatacagataaacaaaataaaaatggtACAGTAGTTAAACATGACAATTTGTTTacaaaatatcaatttttcacaTCGGGTATTTGGTCGGGAATCATTATTTCAGGATTCTTATTGGTTATTTTGTACAATGCTTTAAGCTGGCTTTCTAGCTTAGAAATCACGTATGCCTCGTTTgagaaacaaattgattttgataaaaaaaatgaataaagaaaaagggaGTTACTTTTAGTTTCTGGATTTGAATTGTTCTTCTATTCACCTCTATAGACAGAAGGAAGAATGTATACTAATCAACCATTTGGAACAAGAAAAGTATACGCTTCctggttttgtttttttttaatatacGTAAGGAATTATTTTATAAGGAACTAGTTTTTCGTATTTTTGCCAGTCTTCGCCGTATTTTGCTCTgcatttcatttcatctCTAATTTGACGATGGATCAACAAGGAAGCAAAGTAAATGACGTAAAAGTAAGTCAAGGGAGTTTGGAAACCAGTAGGCAAACACCAAGATAGTCCAATCAACCAATCGCCCAAATAATTAATGTGTTGAGATAATCCCCACCAGCCTTCCACCAACAATTTTGAGCCAGTTTTGGTTTGGATGCTTTTCAAATGTGGCAATTTACCTTGTCTAAAGTCtgatttttgtttatttgcTGAACGGAAAATGTAAAATCCTAATGCTTGTAATCCAATGATTAACAAACTTAACGTCCATCCTAGATTGATTTCATTACCTTTTATGCTCAAATATCTTGCCTGTAAAGAATAAGTCCATGGAACCCAAGCCAAGTCACCAAAACTCAACATGAAACCAAATCCGTCGGTGGTGATATCAATCATTGTCAAACAACCTTCTTCGTTCAACACCCCATCGAAGATGTAAAATGCTTGAAGTAAATTCACAACAACCATTGAATCTGTTACATAGCCCAAATTATGGTACTGATAATGCAAACAGctcaaatttatcaacaaccaTAATAACATTCCAGGACGTAACTCACAAAACAACTTTATATCCCAACTACCTATCCTTGGGTTCAATTCACGACCAATGAACCAATCATAAAATGCATTGCCGGTATTGCCATTGATACTCAAAATTCTTTCTCTTGTACCAATTCCATTTGGCTTAGCTAACGGGATAAACGAAATTATATATACAAACACGGCTAAcataaaagaaaacaaaaagcaAATAATGATCAATTGTAATTGGTTGTCATAAATAAATTGCAATTCAGGCAAGTAATATTCAGAAGTGCTGTCTTTGTTCAGTTGGAATAACCGAGCCAATAgcaaaacaattaataaagaGCTCATGCTTAAGCCattgattttataatttaaaacaGTGCCATCTCTTAACTTCACCCCATCTAATGACTTGCCTGGCAACAAATAATCCAAAATGaccaaaataaaaaaccaAGCTAAATATGCCAACCAACAAGTTTTATTGAACACTAGCTGCCATAATTCATCCTGAGTAGTTGGCAATTGATTTGTTATTTTGGAGAAATCGACACTAATTCCTTGAATGGAATATGTTTGGTTGcacaataaataaaacaatacaatGAGTGAAGGCAATCCAATTGTTATACCTAATGCCCCAGAAATACCATTGAACTCTTTATGAGTTGTGACtggattcaattttgatgatttcaTTGAAAATGGCTTTGGTCAGTTGATTGGAATAAAAGTAATTAGTTTATATTGTTTGATCAGTTTCTGCgcttattttttttttttgttagtattcttcaaattttaTAGTAGTCGCAACAATGATCTCTGGTCGTATAACGagttgtttttcttttggagGGTACGATGGATAAAAAGTTGAAAGAACAAGTTGCCGATGGCGGTGATTTCAAACCCGgatacaaaaaattaaagtACTTGAACCTGAATCCACATCTGAATTCTAATTCTGTAATGATTGagtgataaattgaaatgttCAAAAGTTCAAGTGTAAGCTAATTAGCGAATTTAATAGTACATAGAAACATTGTGATGAGtatatgaaaaattagtCTGTATTTTTTTAGGTTTGGTTTGTTTATATTACAAGATTCCATGTGCTTTTCCTCTATCTACGTTTTGGATGTGGAGGGTTCAAATGCTGAAATGGGAAGCACAACTTACAATCCTTGTTTTTAGTGGAAATACAATCAAAATCTTTTCTTCGTTCTTCCAGAAGGCAATTGACTTTTGATGAAAAGCACCAGGTTTACCTTCATTTATATATCGTGGAGTAGAGGGAAACAGAACTGTTAGTATAGTCATATATGGAATGTGGAGTGGGTCGTCACTTTTAGAATTTTGTCATACCAAAAGAGTTTTGAAGAgttattgaattcaaaCAGAACTAAAGACCAGTTGTCCACTCTTGCTGTGAGAAGCAAATAGCCTACTTATGCGAGGGACCTATAAATGTGAATCGAAACATTATATTGGCATTTTATCTGTGCTATAGTAGATGCTAAGACATTGCTAACTGCGAATGTGAAATTGTTGCTATTCGTACATTATCAATACGTGCAGTTAGTGATGTAATTATACAGTCTTTTACTGATTACCAGTTTGGTTTCATGATATAATGTTTTCAGTACAACTTTTGAACCAAATTATAATACGGTTCTGGAACAGTTTTCTTGTGGAGAAGAAATAATGTGGTCTCGTATGGCGCAGACTTTTTGTGAATAAACCAGTAAATACTGACCGATTATCACATTGAAGTGTTTGTGGTGTGGTATACTGGTGTTGcgtttaattttgaaattgtcaCTGTGGTTGATATAATTTGGTGGTGTTCAGCAAACAATGAAAATCTATTTTGTCCGAATTAGGAAATGTAATGAAAAACTGGATTACACAAAAACACATAAATTCTCAGGCaacatttttaaattaCATACAGAACAATGCTAAGAATAACTACAAATCATCGTGATTGCATGACAACACGTCTTGGTGTAACATTAACTTAAAGTAGATAaattgtgaaaaaaaaaaaaaaaaataacaatagaaTAGAGAATACCGCTTATCTATTTTAAGAAgaacaaagaagaagagtGAATATTTGTTACTTAGTATAGATCCACCACATGATCATTGAATGCTGCCTCTGATTTCGATCTAGCGTTTACAGTATTGTGATtgttaaataataatcagaTCTTTTTGTAGTTTTATTatgtatatttttttttttttcaattgttagATTACTTCTAGTATCTTTTTGCCTTTCTTTCCTCCTACAACCGTCAACCAGCCATTGAGTTTGCAAGTGTAGACCTTACTTCTTTCTACGCCTATATGTTTCCTACTAGGCCATTATGGTTGTATGTACGTATCGCCAGTTCAACATTCATTGTTCTTTAAGCTCTTGAGTGTTTCTAATCACATTACATAAATGGACAAAATGTCAGTTCGTATTGTTTTAGAGCTTGTTTATTTTCTGTTGTCTAGAATTgtggcttttttttttattatgaGGCCTGATTTcgtttgtttattttcttcaaattttgCGTATTATTCAGCccaaattgattgaacaaatcacaactaaaaaaaaaaaagatgagGTGAGATACAAATTAAAAGGGGGTGCAAAACGTATCAAAATAGCCAACAGAAGAATTCAGAATATACAAAGCAATGGGTGGTAGAGAAGTTCATGTTACAACCAGTAATCAATAGTTAATTGCAAGTGACAATTTGATAACGTTGGCGTTAATATTAATCTATAAACTTTCACTCAAAGCACGGtacaatgaaaaaaaaaaaatatatatatatatacacacAGTTTCAACATACCACtaaacaatttcaacaaaattttGAGTTTCATCGTCTAATTTTCAAGTAAAGTAATTTTCTTAACTCTCCCCCTTGCTTGTTAACCTTATCCtatttttgttcaatttcagTAAATTTTAGCGTTAATTATGATTGTTTAGAGTTTAACACATTCTATTGTTTATGTTCTTAATAAAAAGCCAGGTTGAAGATGGAACTACAATTACATCGGCCTTGAGGAATAGTATAGATAGCACACTCTTGTTTCAAGTAGCTGCTTGTATTGGTTGACCGGAAATTTCATTTACTCTTGTACCGGCAGAAATCGAACAGCAAAATAAGGAGGCCAAAGATTTACAGTTTGACTAATGTctaaaattataattattatacaaaagccttctttttcttattaaaaaaataaattcgTAGAACCAGCTTATCCAATGTAACATCCAATAAGAatactactattattttTGCAATATGTATAGGATACTATCGTACCACATCGGCCTCCTCCTCTTCGGCACCAAGAATAAAGGTGAAGTTTCCCACTCACTGAAAACAAAAGTGAGACGCGTAATTATGTGGATTGCTTTGCAAACTGTGTGTAGAAATTAGCATTCATGAGAGGTAGACAAAgccaaataataatattacaacaacaggGTGTAATGTCGAGTTAGTAAAGGCGTCCCCAAAGCAAAGAAGTTCAAACAAGGACAATCAAAGCTAAACTATAGAGTAAATGAAAGGCACACTTTAACCCGTGTCTACTTGAAAATAAGGCGACTAACTAATATAACAACAAGTAGGTTCAAATTCCAACTAGAGTCAACTCTGAATTCGTTTCTAGATTTTTCATACTTTGAGTTGTAGCAAATACTCAGAAAAATACCCCCTTTCAGCTGTCTCCTCTTTCTGGCCGCCCTAACTATTATATAGTGGTTGATTTTTATACACTCGACAATTTGTGTGGGTATATTTGTTGTCTTACTTGGCCAAATGCAGAGACATATccacacatatatatatatatatatcaaaacACACACCATGTTATTAAATCTAAGTTTCCATGTGTAACTTAAAATGTGTATTATGTGTGATGAGCTTGAAACTGTTTGACAAAGAGGTTGTCAAGACAAGAATTGGTTTCTTTGTTTGCCTAGTTTTTAGTTTGAGGTTGGAAGCTAaacaagacaaaaaaatgCTTACTTTCAGTACCGCTTTTAAGAAAAGTTACATTTCAACCATTATTCTCTCACATACAGTTGTTTATTTGTGTAAAAGTTGATGGTGGTGTCGGCTATATCTTCATGCTTACATGCATgcaattataaatatctCCCCCTTTCCTCTATTTTCTTGTGGGCTACAGTatacaatttgtttttatcatcaaaaCTACCAACGAAGCAAATAGAACtaaacaatattttcaatccAAACAGTTCTTCAAACATCACACCAGAACTAAGAGCTATAaaccaattaatttattattttacttttttgtttgttccCCCACTCACGTCCTTCTACCCACTGTGCTGTTTCAGAATTTAGCAAGTTCGTGTCTACTACAGACTTTTTCCAGAAATTCCAACCCAAGTTTAATTGTCAAACTCTTGCGAAAGCAACAAATTACTAACATCATCTTCTATACTGAGTTAGTTTTAGTatatttggttttgttaCAAGAAAGATACTAAAGAGAGTTGAAATTCCAACTTTTGTactattttttctttattgtttttattattcattcaaattattattgtgaTAACTCCAAATTTTGGACGAATTCggaaatttaattgaattttgagaatttttatttaaaaaaagaaaaaaaaaccaaccTTCTTCAATAGTTCAAGATTTCAAgattttggtttttattttcatttgtaTTCACCtgtttttaatttgaattttgctttctttttaaaaaacAGAGGAACCATTACCATTTTCCTAGCCCAAAAGCTATTCCAATTCTGTCATAACTTCAACAATTGTGAGTTCACCCACGTCTGATCAAAACCCAACTTACTTTCGTTTTCGCTTCCGACAATCCCCCGTCCCCCCGCTATATACCAATTCCAGTTCACATAAAAAACTAGTGCTACAACCCGGTTTTAAAACTAACTGATCAACTTAACAAATAACATCGTATCTcgttgattttttgaacTCAAATCAGTTTTCTTACTTGCGTTGAACAACTATAACATCGACGATACCTTTAAATTCCCCTGCTTTGTTAGTTCACCACTTTTCCatattgtaaaaaaaaagagtttCAAGTTGAAATCCAacttttatattttgtGAATTTATGCTTACTTCTGTTCATGGTAACTAGTCTATAGCTAATTGAATTCAAGTAAAGAgaaccaaattttttttttttgtttttccttTTGATACTAAATGTCAAATCAATATCCATCCTATCACAACTACAATAATCAACAGCAAGCTCAACAGCAGGATAACATGAATCATAATCAACCCCCACAATATCAGGTGCAGGTGTTGTCACATCAATTTCATGCACCAAATAATCTTTTGCCAATGCAACCAACGATGTCGCATCGCCAACATATTCCTTCATCTTTTCCTACTAATGGTTCAGTACCTGGCACTGATGCTTTTGTAACTACCCCTACAAACAACCCATTTAATATACCGCAGGGTATTCCTCCGCAATCCCTGCAGCAAAACTATGTGTTACCTCTGCCTGCATCGATAATATCTAACGTGAAAAACAAGTCTCCACTTCATCCTGATACTTCACCCACGAGAAAGCGACTGCAATCACGACTTCAAGTTCCAACTGCTTCACCACACCCTCAACAAAcaccaaagaagaaaagggGTAGACCACCGAAGCCAGACTCTTTAGCTCAAAAaatcacaacaacattGAATATAAGTGTTAATACTTCACCTTTGAACTCCACACCAGCAGAATCGAATTCTAATCTGATGGTGAGGCAAGGTGCTCCCGATATTTTTACTCCCTTAATGAGAGTCAGCCCTACAAGCAAATcacaaagaagaaaacgGAAGCTTTCCACTAGTAGCAACGGAAGCAATCAGAGCTCATCCAGccccaccaccaacaatgGGTCTCCAACTACGAAGAAATCAAGACCTACCAACACCAACCAAAGTCAAAAGCCGGGAGCCTTCAACGATAGTATAAGTTATAACAAAAACCAACATCTAGTAACACCGTTATCAACTTCAGGAGAAACTCACTTTTCAAATCCTGAAAGTTCTTACCAAATTAATTACAAGACTTTGGATAATATGTCTATGATCACACAATCTCAAGGTTATTACAACACTCCTCCTCCTACATCTACTAGACGCAACTTTTCAACACCCCGTGTTAACCAGAAACAACACCTAGATAATCTACCAGAATCTAATAATCCCACACCTCTTAACCATAATAACCAAGCCAATCATTCAAGGGCCTCTCCTCATCTAGCCAAGATAAACGAAATCAAACATGAATCGAAGAACTTGTTGCCTCCAGTATCATTAACGAGCCAAAGTTTAATGAATGAGcggaacaacaacaacaacaacaacaacagcaacgAAAATATCACAAAGAACATACCAAATGAGCAAGAAATCGCTGCCCAAAACCATTTTACTTGCGAGAGTTTTTCAAGCAGTGACGACAGAATTAATGGCAGTACAAGCAGAAAATCATCAGACGATTTTCTGTTCAGATTGACTATTGATGAGCTGGGGAAGGCAGTGTTGTCAAGTGATGTTTTTGCTCCTATTGCCAGCGGTGACAAGAATGAGatgcagcagcagcagcagcagcaacaacaggaAATTACATCTGAGACAAAGGAACAGCTGGCTGATGATTTTTCTACAGTTCCAGCTCCTTCAAAGGTACCGTCCATGTTGCCTCATACCAAATCAGTAATAGGTATAGAGTCGATGCACAGCAATGAGGTTAAAAGCAAAGCACCTTTAAGAAGACACAATTCCGATATCACAGATTTCAGTTCCAGCAAAGACCCAGCTCCTCAAATCTTAGCACCAATTAATGAAGCttccaataataatccGCCATCGAATTTTAATAATCCACAAACACCTAGAGAATCTTACGCATACGTTTCAACTGGACTTACTCCATTGTTTAATTTGACTCCTCAGTTCAATTCGTTGATGTACTCagtgatgaatttgaatgcTTCTCCAGCGTACAGAAAACCGAACAAtccatttttaataaatcaggAACTATTCACCAATGGAGATAACGCTGATATTGTTCAAAGAAGCCAACATTTGGAAGAGTTAGTTGAACATCCACGATTAGAAAAACTCCATGAAAAATCAAACGCTGTGATGATGGAAGATCTAGTCGATGAGAAAAATCCAAATAACACTACAATGGATACTCACAACAATGACATTCTTACTGGTGGCGCTCAAGATGTTGCTGGTCATGCTAATTATCTGCTGGCTTCATCGTCAGAAGACTCTGGAGATGCAAGACTAGCTTTGAAAAAGATCATTCAtgtgaaaagaaaataacaCGAAGGGACCtgaattgttttgtttcttaCCGctgtttttttattttatttcttttattatGCGTtgtattttcaattctttctaCAGGTATATGCATCTAGATATGGtcattattttgtttttatattttatctTATTTTAATATACATGCTTTTCTTACtagtttttattttgtataTTTCGAATTGTTATAGCTTTCGTCGTCAACAATGAAACATGCTAAAAGTTGAGAGTAAACAGAGTTCCGGGTAAAGTTTACAATCCTgcatattgaatttatattAACTTGGATTTGGTACCAGTCGTGTGCACTACAAactgaatttttttttttttttttccttctcTTCATCTTCCCTTTCCCAACAtatacaaaacaaattgaaaattttttttttttttcaccaattaagtatattttttttttcttttcttttcctccatcttatcaatttgatataTACCAACAATGTCTCACAGAAAGTACGAAGCACCACGTCACGGTTCCTTAGGTTTCTTACCAAGAAAGAGAGCTGCTAAGCAAAGAGGAAGAGTTAAGTCCTTCCCAAAAGATGTCAAGTCTAAGCCAGTTGCTTTGACTGCCTTCTTAGGTTACAAAGCTGGTATGACCACCATCGTCAGAGACTTGGACAGACCAGGTTCTAAAATGCACAAGAGAGAAGTTGTCGAAGCTGCTACTGTTGTTGACACCCCACCaatggttgttgttggtgttgttggttATGTTGAAACCCCAAGAGGTTTAAGATCATTGACCACTGTCTGGGCTGAACACTTGAGTGAAGAAGtcagaagaagattttACAAGA encodes:
- the KAR3 gene encoding kinesin-like protein, putative — its product is MSSENTKHKFLNVSHPPNLSGVSSSSNSLRRPLNDNTVNASNKMRKTTSKIPIARDSVPTLTISEPNRFRQLVNEKKIDLEQLKINATTLRNELEKQTYENFTIQSNYQNLERILNDLNLKIGELNSYKQSSLDALIKNFELNNHQLKLNHQEKLNNLKEDITKQVDKILTEKQHRYEVEISNLNKEIEKIKSDTKGCESDLNRKLIQLKEDQHKQELMMIGQVNDDIDNMKREIENINSLLDSKSKQIEFMESVEIKTAANKLDKFTSLLDQLTSKNKSKQEEISALEKKVATTKESVNAILEKSTDRTSKVHRLQFEVGRMKTELVDQETKRRKLHAQLQDLKGNIRVFCRIRNVSSSSEDVIQYEAPQDINDESKQELVITRSINNSSSNYRFSFDKIFEQEQSNDLVFEELSQLIQCSLDGTNVCVFAYGQTGSGKTFTMSHPINGMIPLSLMKIFNDIEDLKEQGWSYTVRGKFIEIYNEAIVDLLNPKVDPDTKHEIKHDDIAGKTTVTNVSTIDIKSPEQAITILNQANKKRSTAATKSNDHSSRSHSIFIIDLQGYNRLTKDSSYGTLNLIDLAGSERLNNSRAEGDRLKETQAINKSLSCLGDVIHSLNLRDGSHVPYRNSKLTYLLKHSIGGNSKTLMFVNISPLTKDLNETINSLRFATKVNNTRINK
- a CDS encoding nucleolar protein, putative (Similar to S. cerevisiae RRP15) produces the protein MASASKNKKSNSNPNTQRKKTVKVVIESEEQEQSNSSSQEAESEDSSASELEEVDNDDLDQEIGSDDEVNIADVSSSEGEDESDDENEEDNFPKLKKRKTKSTEDGSESFADALNSIVNSKLKAYDRKDPILARNKVTLKKLESDKLEMKAKRALLQEKKVLHDNARIKNLLPSGSEPEKVREVIEKEKALKKVAQRGVVKLFNAVLSTQIKTNQEVSKEKLGQTKKEEIMNEVSKNKFLDLIAAAGNE
- a CDS encoding C-14 sterol reductase, putative (Similar to S. cerevisiae ERG24) translates to MKSSKLNPVTTHKEFNGISGALGITIGLPSLIVLFYLLCNQTYSIQGISVDFSKITNQLPTTQDELWQLVFNKTCWLAYLAWFFILVILDYLLPGKSLDGVKLRDGTVLNYKINGLSMSSLLIVLLLARLFQSNKDSTSEYYLPELQFIYDNQLQLIIICFLFSFMLAVFVYIISFIPLAKPNGIGTRERILSINGNTGNAFYDWFIGRELNPRIGSWDIKLFCELRPGMLLWLLINLSCLHYQYHNLGYVTDSMVVVNLLQAFYIFDGVLNEEGCLTMIDITTDGFGFMLSFGDLAWVPWTYSLQARYLSIKGNEINLGWTLSLLIIGLQALGFYIFRSANKQKSDFRQGKLPHLKSIQTKTGSKLLVEGWWGLSQHINYLGDWLIGLSWCLPTGFQTPLTYFYVIYFASLLIHRQIRDEMKCRAKYGEDWQKYEKLVPYKIIPYVY